A single window of Pristis pectinata isolate sPriPec2 chromosome 8, sPriPec2.1.pri, whole genome shotgun sequence DNA harbors:
- the zgc:153896 gene encoding ectonucleotide pyrophosphatase/phosphodiesterase family member 7: protein METGMKSLIFAALTSFLVTVVRCVPIQQTHSNKKPNKLLLISFDGFRWDYDQDVETPHLDYLVTKGVKAKYINPPFVTMTSPSHFTTITGRWIEDHGVVHNMFYDTKTLFKLPHKLTLKKTVWWDNGVLPLWITAQNQGKKVASFHYPGGNVTYGGQAVYRSLGESLTHPDSNETEWRINIDMVLDWFEKEDFDFVTLYYGEPDNIGHKAGPETPQRREIIRQIDRTIGYLISSIDRHNLKDRLNVIITSDHGMTTVKKYPEVDEIRLSKFISFKNIKFELLDYGGFGMIMPKKGKTEEVYQALKNAHPHLKVYKKEEFPERFHYSKNDRILPILVYGTNGYNVNGRIIIYYNKGDHGFANEEMDMKIIFRAFGPDFKNSYLAEPFDSIHIYPLMCKLLEVTPEPNNGSLTFTNGMLVDPSDKRTDYPGPQEDQGRSVRTSAVIGLGSVLAFLFVAFTIIVIWNAIQRSKRSKHENPHSDGNPISATAF, encoded by the exons ATGGAAACTGGCATGAAGTCTTTAATTTTCGCAGCTCTGACATCTTTCTTGGTAACTGTGGTGAGATGTGTGCCAATCCAACAGACCCACAGCAACAAGAAGCCAAATAAACTCTTGTTGATCTCTTTCGATGGATTTCGTTGGGATTATGATCAGGACGTGGAGACACCACATCTGGATTATTTGGTAACCAAGGGAGTAAAGGCAAAATATATTAATCCACCTTTTGTCACCATGACATCGCCTTCACATTTCACAACCATCACAG GACGGTGGATTGAAGATCATGGAGTTGTTCACAATATGTTTTACGACACGAAAACCCTGTTTAAACTACCACATAAACTTACACTGAAGAAGACAGTGTGGTGGGATAATGGAGTACTTCCTTTATGGATCACAGCTCAAAACCAG GGAAAAAAAGTTGCATCATTCCATTACCCAGGAGGAAATGTGACCTATGGTGGACAAGCAGTGTATAGATCTCTGGGGGAATCACTCACTCACCCAGATTCTAAtgaaacagaatggagaataaatattGATATGGTCTTGGATTGGTTTGAAAAGGAAGACTTCGATTTTGTGACTCTTTATTATGGAGAGCCTGATAACATTGGGCACAAGGCGGGACCAGAAACACCACAGAGGCGGGAGATAATCCGACAGATTGACAGAACCATTGGTTACTTAATATCTAGTATTGATAGGCACAATCTGAAAGACAGGCTAAATGTTATAATAACCTCAGACCACGGGATGACAACAGTAAAGAAATACCCTGAAGTTGATGAAATCAGGCTGTCAAAATTtatcagttttaaaaatattaaatttgaatTATTAGACTATGGAGGATTTGGGATGATTATGCCAAAGAAAGGAAAAACTGAAGAAGTCTACCAGGCACTGAAGAATGCACACCCTCATttaaaagtatataaaaaggaagaatttCCTGAAAGATTCCACTATAGTAAAAATGATCGTATTTTGCCCATCCTTGTTTATGGAACCAATGGCTATAATGTAAATGGG AGAATCATCATTTACTACAACAAAGGAGATCATGGATTTGCCAATGAAGAAATGGATATGAAGATCATTTTCCGAGCATTTGGCCCAGATTTTAAGAATTCTTATCTGGCAGAGCCCTTTGACAGTATTCATATATATCCTTTGATGTGCAAGTTATTGGAAGTGACACCTGAACCGAACAATGGATCATTGACATTCACTAATGGGATGCTAGTAGATCCATCTGACAAAAGAACAGATTATCCAG GTCCTCAAGAGGACCAGGGGAGATCAGTTCGCACCTCTGCAGTCATAGGATTAGGTTCTGTCCTTGCGTTTCTGTTCGTAGCGTTTACAATTATTGTGATATGGAATGCCATTCAAAGAAGTAAAAG ATCCAAGCATGAAAATCCTCACAGTGACGGAAATCCAATTTCAGCAACGGCGTTTTGA